The nucleotide window AGGTGCTGAGGGGTCCTGTCTGTCGGGCTGACAGGTGACAAGAGTCTCAATCTCAGCTGGTGGCGGGTGGGGTTGTTTCTGGGCAGGTTTGGACAGAGGAAAACGTGATGGGCTggcgagaggaagaggaagaggaagggaacTGGGGGCAGTTGTTGACAAGGATACCAGTTTCCCCTCATGttttattaacccttgtgctgccttcgtgtcacatgacccaaaggttcataacgaacctttgggttgtgtttacccaattttacccaatacaaaaacaaataaaagctagagaggatacaatttctgggaaaattgtagggtgtgcttgcttgcgtcggttgcacaggggtctgtatattttatataaaaatgcatagggcctacttattatttataaagattacatagattttttttgctgctcatttacaactcaaaatacgagttaagtgtagaatgaaatatgatgtcttctcatttcccctgcaagaggcagctgacaggctgaatcaaaacgaataaatttggcagaccggtgtaaaaattgacctaatctctatgacttaaacgtccttttaagttttcccttctcgtgatattttcaggcatttagcctactcatattgcattcattcattaataaagaaccccctttgaagattattctacgacgttaccggcagaagatataatcgcgattcaaacagtaccatctgctaactgaaaatatgcccccaaaaacgtaaataagcttgacatttatttagtggaaaatcgctcattcataaaaagctcactggtagcgatcattgtcagtaacaacgcaaaatgcgatatagccctgtgtgtagaagatgccccggtaaattctactactacagtacagtactagactactgctgtgttcgtcttggtagcgattgcgttggttgaattcgatttaacgttccgttgtacggtttaggctgaaattaattattttcatgaacagattgacaaagtttaggccgtggcaatgaagttcaggttagtagtcagataatttcacctattgaaagacttttgatttaagtaaggggagtgccgaacatgttctgtcgccgtttgacttcctaaacagctgtgtacagtagcGTTACGccgttagatgtttttgtagtgtctcgcgtaggctacagcgttgcagtgagcaacactggtttgaaaccacagggaattataatttcaccaacaaatcgtttacttgtaatgtaatgtcataataaatcctacaacgaaaatgtatttgtgaggaatgtttattttaacgattgaaaacagatgcatcatagaccactgtagtatgtgttgcccgggtaacagaggctaatgtcatgctaatgcttcagtgaaatagtggactaccgtttccgaaagtagatgtgggcctacttccttaataatatcagctaatattgtacattacatttcacaattgtgtttcacatcaaaaagtaaaatgagtaaatagttatcaccctggcctctttgcttgtggcgtttctgcagctgccttgcagtaaagctatagttagcctagctataccccaagttaacagatgcgaaacgaatgttctgctacaggtagtcacgcgtgttttcgtgacgttagtgacgtagtgacgttagtaacgtccgtgactgtggctagcaaattagccaccgttagcttcacttttcgccacaaaaacttaacttgagcctaaaccatgcaacggaacgtaaataaaaatacaagcaactcaattgctaccaagacgaaacttttgacacctaggttgtctatgtaggccaaatattgactgagttttaggggggcaaaaataaataataaatatatatgtgagagaacaaaggttgtgctctcgccgaaggcttgagcacacccaataataatatatatgtgagagaacaaaggttgtgcacacccaatcattttcttttaacctaagcaatgtggggggtctgagacagcccgacggttaaaagaaaatgcttcactttgtttttgtatgcagtaaagttgtcacaatactgacacaactctgatgcaaataaagtctctatccttatcctgttagatctcagtgcagcatttgatacaattgatcacgacatcctaatcaatagactggaaaagcttattgggttcacggatagtgtattgaactggatgaaatcatatatcacaggaaggaagttttatgttagtttaggtgaccataggtccaagaaacatgagaactgctacggggttgctcaaggaagctgcttaggtccattacttttttctctttatatgttaccactcggcgacataatcagagaacataacatagatttccatagctatgcggatgacacacaactatatatatccactgaacccaacgatgcaacggccatcaattccagtaccaactgcctgttggcaataaacaaatggatgaatgataactttcttaaattaaatgaagacaaaaccgaagtcctactatgtggccccaaatccaaaagagagatgcttattaagaatcttggaggcttaaccccctgtcttaaaccagaggtgacgagtctcggtgtaatcctggactcagatttgaatttcaactctcacattaataaagtgaccaaaacagctttctttcacctgaggaatatagcaaaggtacgaccattcataaaccaaaatgatggagagaagttaattcatgcttttatatccagccggctggactactgtaacgcacttttcactggtcttcccaagaaaaccactgaaagactacagctcattcaaaattctgcagctagattattaaccaaaactaaaaggagagaacacattagtcctgtcctagctactttacactggctccctgttaccttcagaattgactttaaggtccttttcctcacatacaaagctctacacggacaaggacctagctacattgctaactcctttataaactacacaccagctagaacactgcgatcatcaaatgcaggcctattagaggtcaccagaagcagtcataagaagattggtgattcagcctttgtcaattacgccccaaaactatggaacaaattacccataaatattagggaagcaaacactctagacatttttaaaagacagcttaaaacctacctttttactgaagcatttaagtaattttatcccAAAagtgttttcctacttttattagttatattattgtagaatcttggtttagtaaagttgggtcattatttgacttgctaattttactttgtctaggtcagagttggcgaactctgatagcgtacaagaactctggtcgagtgaagtatttaaacaaatatgtaaaacaatctgcattcttgatctgaggcaatggatctgttaacagagaatacggcccatactcttgacctggggaaaggatctgttaacagagtgtatggttttatatatacagaccaggggtgaaccaaatgtatatgttacttttaagatgcatgtttaaagttgttttctctcttgaacagagatcttattgggatttttatttttgtttgaattgtttatcacttgtattattgtttttattgattttatgtaaagcaccttgagctacaattcttgtatgaaatgtgctatataaatagtcttacttacttacttacaatacgacggtgggtcacaatgactgatgggtcagaatgacccgaagataacacaagggttaaaggactTGGCTAATGTTGaagatggtttgtgtgtgtggtcagcaaccctaacccttttgcACTGTGCACAGAAAATTACATGAGGTGGTACATGAGGAAACATGCTGAAGAAGCACATTTTCGCATCAAGTTCCATATCGGTGTTGTATAATGATGTTCTGTCAATCATCGTCTGCATTGTAGTCAAATTCATTCCTATGCTCGCTCGATGTTATGTCTTTggctttgtttttctctctcatatatttcTTCCTGTCTACTTTTTTCATGAGCAGCGTGAATTATTCATGCATAACAAGCACAAGCAGCTCCCTCTGCCTTTAGCCTCAGAAACACAATCAAACCCTCACAACCTCTGGCATTCCTTGGATAAACACTTTCCAAAAGATATTTACCCAATCCATAAGAATTCAGGCTGCAGAAAACCACAACATTAGAATGCAGATGGTACTTCGATACAATCTATATGCAAAATATCATGCTCCAGGTAGACTCTTTTCCACACAATAATCCTGTCAATAGATTTTCTGCCATTCATAATTCATTGACCCAAATTCACTGACACTTCATCTAACTAGTTAACAGTATTGAAAGATGGTTGTCATAGGCTAGTTACCCAAACACCCTAGATGAATGAAGGGAAGTAAAAATATGCCGTGTACACATGGAAAAACTAACTTCACTTAGTGACTTGTCTGCTTAGATAATACATCTATTTCAATAAAAATGTAATATCTTGGTCAAATGGATGGGAGTCATGACTATTATTAAGGTATTAGAATTCATTATCTGTGGTCAAGAGAGCAAATGATATgttttttatattgtatttaCCAAAAAACTGATGAAAGTGGAACAAAATGACTGAAAAATCACTTTGCTTCCCCCTAGTGGTTAACAGTTGTATACGCCTCTAGCGGACATCAGAGTGCTTTGAGAACGTTTTGGTGGAAAAGTTCATACCACATGTGTCATTTACATGAGATTATGGCTTGTTATAACGATTTGTAGTGTTATATAGGGACAGATACTAGGGTCATGTTGAGAAAGTGGGTTGGACGGATGAATGGATTGGTGTACGGATTAATGGATGGTCACGTAGACCAATATGGGTGGGTGGTCGTGGTGGGACAACCATATAGTGATTTAATAAATGGATCAAATGATGGAAAATCTTTCATTTTCACATGTTTTGAACAATAAATAGAGCTGTTTTCTACCACTAGATGGAGACAGATCCTTGGCTTATCTCTGGCAATGTTTCTCACTTATCTAATATCTATGAGTGTGTAAttactctctccctcaatctcccGCTCTCTTCCTTTTAATCTCTTTCTAAAAAATCCCTCACCATTTAGTGACCAAATATGTCTAGTCCTTCCCAGCAGTGAAAAAGACATGTAATAATTTGCCCTGCCTGACCAACTCTTTGCCGATATTTCCACCCCAAATCTTAATCTTACTGCATACTTTGACTGCGGGTAGCCTACTAATGACAGTTGCTTCCATACCTACCAGTGGAGTCCTGCTTTAATGGAAGAGAAGTAAATGTGCTCCCATGCTGACTCACTTCCTCTTGTCTGCAGGTTAGATCATGAGTCACTCtcagacaaacaggcacacgTATGCTGCAGGGGCACAAAtccttgtttaaaaaaatgcatggtaACCAAGccaggcaacaacaaaaaaaaacctgcTCAACAAGTTTGGCCAGCTCCCAACAAGCAGCCAATGCATCACAGATATATTTTGTTGAGGCAGAAGTAGGCTGGACAATGTTGAGCCCAAGTTGAGGTACACATGGGATTGCTGCCACTcatttggtggtggtggtggtggcggtgaGCTTGACACACTTTTGGAATCAGTCTCATAGACTCTATGATATGTGGTTCGAGGTCTTAAACCATGATTAAGCAACTTTCCAGAATGGCAACATTTCGACATCAAATGTGATATTTATCCTCACAATGTGACACAGTTTGGTATACTTGACCATTATAGCGCTCATACCTGTTGCGATGAagtgtaatataataataataataaaaaatgagAGACATTGGCCTACACAGTGGTAGACTTTGCGATTTCCGGTCATCCTACACTGTGATACGTTGATAGGGGACGACATGGGGAAGAGTGGGGCTTGATAAACAGACAGTGTCCACTAttctttattttattatattaattGAACTGGATTGTGTTTGAAATTGATTATGTATCTATGAAGATGTAGGGGTATTCTGGGCACACTGTGCACTCCTCAGAATACACCTACATCCTCAAAATACATGATCAATTTGAAACATAATCTAgttcaattggttactggtccAATATTGCTATGAACTGGGGAGGGGTGTTTAGCCCTGTCCTGGACTCCTGTTTGTTGTGACCTCATCATTTGTAATGACCTCATGTTCTAGAAGAATTGCTGACTTTCATTGGCTCCTCACCTCTTTCCTCTATTTGAACAaaaccacaaaaacgtaataatttaaaaaaaatactaattttTTGGTGTATATCATGTAACCAACTTCCATTGGGCCTCGTGATGTGCAGGCTAAAAAGGCAACCGTGTTAAAAGTGTGTTACTGGGAGCATCCTCCGCAAGCTGTgccctgtttctctgctgttgCCTTTGTTCCTGCACCTCAGCCTTGTCCGTGACGGGGCTGTCTCTGCCTATTGTGTGGACTGATGGCCAAAGATGGGACATATGTTGGGAGGGGGTTAAGGTTGTCATCGGAACACAATGAGAATCTGCACTCTCCACTTTCAGGCAAAGATGAGTCTCACAAATAAAAGCTTTTGGTCAATACCAGATGCATAGCCAACATTTTGGTGGTGGTGTTTGTATGTAGGGGTAGTAGACACACGGTATTGGGATGCAGACCTATTGGTCCAATTAAACCTTTGATGGTTGCACAAATGATTTCAACATTGCCTTACATGGAAGTTCCCAATGATATTCCAAAGAAAATTTAGGACTGATTTGCATGGGGCAATTGATGGGGCATTTATGTATAATGCATACACTAATGTTTTTTTGCAATACAATGGtgatactttatttcaatctctTGAATTTAAGGTTGGaacatttgtgtgtatttgtgctcaACTAAATGTTAAAGGTTCTCCTCAAGTCAAGGTACTTAATTTTTGATTTAGTACATCTCAGATGGAACATTAGTCTAAAAATGTTTCCCAAACAGAGGCCTTATTGTGTCCTGTCTGCCGGCTAGACCCGTGGTGGAATCTGTTTCTTCACTGAGGCTTTTGTTCATGTTTTCCTGGTTCATGCGATGGCCTGTCGATCAAGCTGCATGTGTCCGCCCACTTTACCCTTCCCTCTGCCGCAGCTGGCCGCCAAGCAGTCGATCTGGCTTCGAATTCAGTCTGTCTGAGAAAAGCGGAGAGGACTGCGCTTGTTATTTCATTACCCACGTAAAGCACATGAACACTCGGAAAATAAAACGAATTATTTAAAGGTAAGTGCGTAAAAATTGACGCTGCGTTATGTAATGATGTTTCGATTGTAATGAGTTAAATTGTCCGTCTGCTCTTTAAAAATAAAAGTCCCCCAAATATAGTAAATGCGCGGTCGATTTCGAACGCAAGTGCTCAATGCGGAAGTTCACGAGCGGAATTCCTCATCAACCTTATTTGTAGGCTAAGTGTTACTCGGTAGCGTTTTATATAACTATATTATTTCGGTTTTAATATGTATTTACACGTTGTGTGACTGTATCCGAATACATTGTAACTTATGTTGTAACTCAAGTTTTGTAGAATGGATTCAAGATGGCCTCTTGTGTCCTCTCCAGGTTGGGGTTTGTGCATACATTTGGAGGCTTCTAAGTCTTCACTACATTTACGTTATAATTAAATGGTTGCGACAGTTAATTTATAAAAATGTCATAGAACATCCACCGGGCCCCAATAGTTACTCATACCTCTTTTTCCACTGTATTACGGCTGAAGTGGACTCATCCGGCGGTGATGGCAACGTTCTAATACCACGTCAAtgcggtgggggaggggagtgtgtcTTGGGTGGAGCTTGAACACAGCACAGGCATATGGGCAGAAAGGACTCAACCCCCTCATACTGGTTGTGGAACAAGCGGTTTGGCATACGCTGTTGTGTCTGTGATAATTCACATTAGTGGATAATTTGAAAATTAGCAAACGGAAATGTTGAATTTAGAGAAAGTGTATTTTTACTAGTGATAATATATGACGTAATCACTTTAGAAATGTATAGTCAAAAGGCACTATGCACAATTTACATAAGACAGTATTGAAGAGCAAAAAAAAAGTTAGATTATAATGCAAAGGTGTATCAACCATCTCAGCTGCACTCCTGGAGCATGAATTTTACTGACAGGAAATACTCGGTAGGACACCGACCTTCCACTTTTACCTACATTTGCCCAGTTCAGTTCATAATATAACCCTTTTTTGTAAAATGAGTGAAAACTTGAAAGGTGTTTATACATTACGTGACACCTCCCATGTGATGTAGTTTTAGTTGCAGAGGATGACATTCTGGTGTCAGATGGCATTCTGGTGTCTGTCCCTACAGTGCTGGGATATCACTCTTGTGTCAGGTAGGCTGAACCCTCATGCCTTTATCTAAACTTCCACTAAACCTCCCCTTCAATGTTGTATGTTACTGTACAAGGGGTGTCTATTGAGACGTCAATGTGATGTTGTGTGATTGATATTTAACAAATCATCTCCATTGCACAGAAAGTCTGCCCCCTCACTATCGAAAATGATTTGACATCCTGTGATGTGATACTTTAATTTGTTTTGCTTGCAACTAACAGTAGAATGGTTTGGTGTACAGTATCCACCTTGCTCAAAAAATAAGGACATCTTGGTTTTCATCCAATGCAATGCAACATCAACAATTGCATTGAAGATGTCTTCAGCTGTTCATAATGTTTAACTTCACCTGATTCAAGTAGTATGGGCCAGTgtatctcccctccccccgtggCACACAAGCAGTCAACCATGTGGCGTTGGATGTAATGTACATTGACATGTAGTGGTCACTGTCATGTGTTCTTCCTGCTTTAGTAGTATGTTGGTCACTTTTAGGCTCCTGTAGCCCTGTGGGTGGCTGTTCGTCGTGACTGCAGTGTCCCAACACTTGTCTTGGTACTGGATGTATGTACAGTGCAAGTGCTGTTGAGACATTttccatttctgtgtgtgtctaccaccTTGATTTCTATACAGCACAATAATAAACGTACTGTACTTACAAGTACTGTTACGCATTAGcccttttcagttttgtgtctTCATTTTTACATAGCACAATTCTTTTGCTTTGGCAGATACTTGCATTAGGATCTTTTAGATGAAAGGCACTATTGCACATCTTTGTGGTTTGCATCACATGGCTCAAGTATCGTTCTGATGTTTTCTAGGGTTGCAGTTCATCGTAGTTAGGAACAGTATTCCAAGTACTATGTTAGGCAAAATCTTTTCTAAAATCTGTGTAAAATGTGCTTTTGAACCCCTTTGTTTTGACAGGCATTCATTTTAGGTTTGTAACAGAAGATGTTCAGTGGATGTTGACCCTGACAAGCAACGACACTCTGTGCTCAGAATTCTGATGAATGCCAGATTGCCATTGATCTTACTACTACTTCCACtccatctaatccaaactacaaACGTTGTCAGTGTCACCTGTTTCTAGACAAGAAACCGGTGGCTCACCTAAGGCAGGAAGCAAATGAAATCTGGtagcaaaatgtttttttgttgttgttttgataAGTCCAGTGATCTACAAAGTTGGGTGTTTCACTCAGCAGGTGTCTTGGTGGTCTGCTTGACAAGACCTGAAAGAGTTGAGAACAGAAGCAGTTTGTCAGTAACACGCTGAAGTGATGAGCAAAAGAGGAAGTCGTCTCGTGTATATGCCCGTGCGCCGCCGTAGGAAACGTAGAGAAAAGTAAATGAACAAACCCTTTCAAGTATCTTTTTTTGAATCGTCTTTTGTGGTGGTGTTCAGATGCAGTTGCTTCAGGTTGGAAAGTGAATGGATTAGCATTATTCATGTTAGAGTTTGTTTAGAAACCCCTTAGTTCTATCGTAGTTATATTTTGACTTAGCTACCTATGAAGAAATGTGTAGCATCTTTTACACAGAAATGTACAAGTAAACAGCAATACAGAactgacatttaaaaaaacaaaatgaagTCTGTAAATCTGTCACGGTATCTTCTAACCCAGGTCTTCGGCTAACCTCCTTCCTCAGGACCACTATGTACTCTAAAGGCACCAAACGTAAGTTCGCTGACGGAGCAGACGCGGTGGCCGGCGGCAACCCCGAGGGTCCCAAGATGGCGCCATACAGCCTGCAGCGTCAGTCCCTCCTGGACATGTCTCTGATCAAGCTGCAGCTGTGCCACATGCTGGTGGAGCCCAACCTGTGCCGCTCGGTGCTCATCGCCAACACCGTGCGGCAGATCCAGGAGGAGATGACCCACGACGGCAGCTGGCAGGTGGTCACCGACGCCTTCGCCAACTCCGGTCAGAGCTCGTCTGAACGCCTGGTTGCCACGGAGGTTCTGTGCCGGTCCCCGGGACTGGAGCAGGATGCGGGGCCCAAGCTCTTCTCTGTGATGGGCTATGATGGATGTCACGAAGAGGAGGTCGTGGCCGACGAGGCCTTGTGTTCTGTCGCTATAAGCGACAGAGCCACTACCTGTCTCTTGGGGACCATTGGCCACTGCTGGGAGAGGGCCGAGCTGAGGACGGAGGCCGATTTAGAGAACGGAGCGACTGAAGACTCGGGTTTtggagatgatgaggaggaggagctgtcaGGTCAAGAGTCCAAAATGTCAACGGGAAAGGTTTTTGGAAAGTTTGAGATCAAAAACAATAACCCCGGGTCAGACGCAGCACTCGAGGAGCTGTTTTCAGATGTTGACGCCTCTTACTATGACTTGGACACCATGCTCACCGGCATGCAGAGCGCCCCTAAAATGGGTCCTTACGACCTCTTGGACAGCCTGGCTTCCTCCCATGGCCCTGCCTCCAACTCGAGCTGTAGGGCCGATCTCAATGAACTCGACCACATCATGGAGATCATTGTGGGTTCATAGACTTGCTTCCAATCACAGACACTGTTATCATGTAAAGCTGGTATCTTTCATTTAATTTTGGTTTAATCCAGGTTAAGGCTTGGATACTGCccccatttttgtgtgtgccaTCGCTTTGTCCTGTATGTGATGTGACAAGGCCAACAATGACACTTGGTGAATTATATTTCAAAGCAAGTAAGGAGTATTTGAATTGGTTTTCAAACTTCATCATTCTTATTTCTTTtgcatgtttttgtatgtgtatttttttacgtttttttttgtacCTATTGTTGGTTTTCCATTTAATTTATTGTACTTGCAGAATATCACTACATGAACTGAGCGCCGAACAAGATATTTACATGTACAAATattttcttaaaaaatgatGAAAGATTGATAAAAAGTTTATATAAAAGTATTCTActatatatttttaaaaagtTATACATTTTTGATAATTTTCactattgttttattttctatATGCCTTTATCCAGAGTATCTGCACAAAATCTCTTATGTGATTGGGAGTAATTTAGCATTCGTCTTCCTAACTTTGGGTATGTTTGTGAACTATAGCAGCTAGGAGGTAGAAAACATGTTCAAGAAAACAATATGCTCATAACGTATTGCACCGTCTGCCTTTGTCTTTGGTTTGGTGCTATTTGTGCAGTGTAGCATTGTTCTGACTCCTACAACCTCAACACCTTCAGCCATACAACTTATGCACCAGGGTTAGTTGCACCTAGCCTGTGCGCTGTCATTTGTTTGCCATTAGAAGTCACATATTCTGAATTGTTTCTTTTTCAAGTGAAGAATATTTATGGGTATTTCCCATTTGTCATGACTTTTAACTTATTATATTTATTAACTGCAAACATATATGCTTTAACTTGGTCATACTTCAGAGTTTTCAGTTGTGAAACATGGTATTGGGTTACAAATGTTATTGTATGAATTTAGTGCTCTTACAATGAAAGTATTTAAACTTTGTTAGGCTAAGCAAACTATGGCAAAATTATATATTGGCTGTGTTTGCAACACTCAAAACATGCAGGTGTCTTGAGACACCTAATGCGGTATACGAATAACCTGTCTTACTAAATAGTTTGTTTAGTTTTCTACATTTGTCACTTAGTGCAGTCGTTTTTAAGACACCTGCATGTTGGAATCAGGATCTAAAGAAATTGTTATTCCGCACACTTTTTGTGTTCAAAGGTCTTTGCTCAGGCACATGATGACATTGGGAGAAGAATTTGTATTGACTGTGTGGGAACAACTAGGAGTGAGATATATTACTTATTTTATCATTAAAGATGACTTATGCGGTTTCTGACCATGATCTAGTATAGATGATGCATTTTTATACATACAAACTGTAGCAGTTTATACGTTTCAAAAAATAAAGGATACAGCATATTATTACGGTGTGTTCTTTGTGTGGCATCAGTGTACTGTGAGAATAAGGTGTGTTCATTGTTGCTATATTTTGAatcttgatttacatttatgcattttagcagacgcttttatctaaagcaacttccaagagagagttttacaaaagtgcataggtcactgatcataacaacaagatagccccaaacattgcgggtagccaaacatgaagcatacattgtgaaaccaaataagtcaAAATTAGACACAAGACAACTCCCAACTGACTGCATCAAAAATATGAAAGAAAAATAGGCCCTACCTTGGTGTAGGTTAATGCACCACTTAAGAGGAACACTTAAGTCCTGCTCTAcctgaacaaaataaaatggtAGGCTATAATAAACCCCTAGTGGTGTTACTGTGTATTCATGATCAAAAGAACATATCTATAAATAAAAGTTGATATTAGGTgaattttcttttttacaataTATCAAAGACCAATACTTTTCCAGATTAATTAATTAAGATTAATTATCTGCTAGGAAGCAGATTATAACACGGTTGGAAGTCATTATTTGTTTATCCTATGTTGAACGGTTCGTATCTACTAGAGAttttatataaatgtatttCCAAATGCAGTGCCGTCTGCTCTCTTGTTGGTAGTCACGTTTCATTGAGCGCAACACGACTAggtaggggaggtgggggttttCTACTCTGCCA belongs to Osmerus mordax isolate fOsmMor3 chromosome 8, fOsmMor3.pri, whole genome shotgun sequence and includes:
- the cdca4 gene encoding cell division cycle-associated protein 4 isoform X1, translating into MSKRGSRLVYMPVRRRRKRREKTTMYSKGTKRKFADGADAVAGGNPEGPKMAPYSLQRQSLLDMSLIKLQLCHMLVEPNLCRSVLIANTVRQIQEEMTHDGSWQVVTDAFANSGQSSSERLVATEVLCRSPGLEQDAGPKLFSVMGYDGCHEEEVVADEALCSVAISDRATTCLLGTIGHCWERAELRTEADLENGATEDSGFGDDEEEELSGQESKMSTGKVFGKFEIKNNNPGSDAALEELFSDVDASYYDLDTMLTGMQSAPKMGPYDLLDSLASSHGPASNSSCRADLNELDHIMEIIVGS
- the cdca4 gene encoding cell division cycle-associated protein 4 isoform X2 encodes the protein MYSKGTKRKFADGADAVAGGNPEGPKMAPYSLQRQSLLDMSLIKLQLCHMLVEPNLCRSVLIANTVRQIQEEMTHDGSWQVVTDAFANSGQSSSERLVATEVLCRSPGLEQDAGPKLFSVMGYDGCHEEEVVADEALCSVAISDRATTCLLGTIGHCWERAELRTEADLENGATEDSGFGDDEEEELSGQESKMSTGKVFGKFEIKNNNPGSDAALEELFSDVDASYYDLDTMLTGMQSAPKMGPYDLLDSLASSHGPASNSSCRADLNELDHIMEIIVGS